The Pseudoalteromonas marina genome contains a region encoding:
- a CDS encoding TerB family tellurite resistance protein, with product MFKQIKQLFTAFDDPAPSIEPHDLKTAVAALLIEVMRADTKLDHDEQHTLTVTLKKYFNLTDSEVEELTTNAASSLDGAIDYFQFSKQINEHCSAAERIEIIELLWRLAYADGEIDPQEEYVIRKIAGLLYVTHVDFIAAKIAATKQK from the coding sequence ATGTTCAAACAAATAAAACAGCTTTTTACAGCATTCGATGATCCAGCGCCAAGTATAGAGCCACACGATTTAAAAACGGCGGTAGCAGCGTTGCTAATTGAAGTGATGCGTGCAGATACCAAGCTCGACCATGATGAACAACACACCCTGACTGTAACCTTAAAAAAGTATTTTAATTTAACAGATTCTGAGGTTGAAGAACTCACTACCAATGCAGCAAGTAGTTTAGATGGCGCAATTGATTACTTTCAGTTTTCAAAACAGATTAATGAGCATTGCAGTGCGGCAGAGCGAATAGAGATAATAGAATTGCTGTGGCGTTTAGCCTACGCAGACGGTGAAATAGACCCACAAGAAGAGTACGTAATACGTAAAATAGCGGGTCTATTATATGTAACGCATGTTGATTTTATCGCCGCAAAAATAGCGGCGACAAAGCAAAAGTAA
- a CDS encoding NADPH-dependent FMN reductase produces the protein MSAPKIIALAGSLRKESFNQKLINEAARFALQTGAEVEVIQLNELDIPLFNEDIEAQGTPADAQRLKDKLRSADGILLASPEYNGSITAPLKNAIDWASRTEQGAVPAFRNKVVALFATSPGGLGGLRGLNHVRDILSGIGSLVLADQLAVPSAFSVFDDNGQISDPEIADKVSSLAHQLVSVASKLK, from the coding sequence ATGTCAGCACCAAAAATTATCGCGCTTGCGGGCAGCTTACGTAAAGAAAGCTTTAATCAAAAACTTATTAATGAAGCAGCACGTTTTGCTCTGCAAACAGGTGCTGAAGTAGAAGTTATTCAGTTAAACGAGTTAGATATTCCACTATTTAACGAAGATATTGAAGCACAAGGCACACCCGCTGATGCACAACGTTTAAAAGACAAACTTCGCTCTGCAGATGGTATTTTACTGGCAAGCCCAGAGTATAACGGCTCGATCACTGCGCCGTTAAAAAACGCTATAGACTGGGCTTCACGCACTGAGCAAGGTGCAGTACCGGCGTTTCGTAATAAAGTTGTGGCCTTATTTGCTACTTCACCGGGTGGATTAGGAGGTTTACGCGGTTTAAACCACGTACGTGATATTTTAAGCGGCATTGGTTCGTTAGTGCTTGCCGACCAACTTGCTGTACCGTCTGCGTTTTCTGTTTTTGATGACAATGGCCAAATTAGCGACCCAGAAATAGCTGATAAAGTATCTTCGCTTGCTCATCAATTAGTCAGTGTTGCAAGCAAATTAAAGTAA
- a CDS encoding LysR family transcriptional regulator: MAIKFDDWQDVKVAFEVARLGTLTAAAEALNVHHSTVLRRINSLEKNLDTRLFHRHARGYKVTEIGAKLFATAQTIDTSLEQLHNDIAAADSTLRGSLLLTTVSGFIDVMGDVCEQFQALHPQVQLEVILEQKRLRLDHGQAHIALRAGPKPDEGDYIAQHLAKLTSGLYANKRYITKHGMPKSLGDLLQHNFVSGVAGYNARVPYFAWADENIPASQIKLRVSETAEATRAIIKGLGIGGLQHDVAAQYSDLVPVLHSELNWPTDVWLVTHHLVHRTAKVQAFAGLLKAHFNKLAK; this comes from the coding sequence ATGGCAATTAAATTTGATGACTGGCAAGACGTAAAAGTGGCCTTTGAAGTGGCGCGGCTTGGCACACTTACAGCTGCAGCAGAGGCACTTAATGTGCACCACAGCACTGTGTTAAGACGAATTAACAGCCTTGAAAAAAACCTAGATACCCGCTTGTTTCATCGCCATGCTCGTGGTTACAAGGTAACTGAAATTGGCGCTAAATTATTTGCGACAGCGCAAACTATAGATACCTCGCTCGAACAGCTACATAACGATATTGCCGCTGCCGACAGTACTTTACGCGGAAGTTTATTACTTACTACGGTGAGTGGGTTTATTGATGTTATGGGTGATGTATGTGAGCAATTTCAGGCATTACACCCACAAGTGCAGCTTGAAGTTATTTTGGAGCAAAAACGCTTGCGGCTCGATCACGGGCAAGCACATATTGCGCTTCGTGCAGGCCCTAAACCTGATGAAGGGGATTACATTGCTCAGCACTTAGCAAAGCTTACATCGGGTTTGTATGCTAACAAACGTTACATTACAAAGCATGGTATGCCTAAATCATTAGGTGATTTATTGCAGCATAATTTTGTATCAGGAGTGGCGGGATATAATGCGCGCGTACCTTATTTTGCTTGGGCAGACGAAAACATTCCTGCATCGCAAATCAAATTACGTGTATCAGAAACTGCCGAGGCTACACGCGCGATTATTAAAGGCTTAGGGATTGGTGGTTTACAACATGATGTAGCAGCGCAATATAGCGATTTGGTTCCTGTGCTACATAGTGAATTAAATTGGCCCACCGATGTGTGGTTAGTGACCCATCATTTAGTGCATCGCACCGCGAAAGTACAAGCTTTTGCAGGCTTATTAAAGGCGCATTTTAATAAACTTGCTAAATAA
- a CDS encoding S41 family peptidase, translating to MFKNNTLSLAIISALSVFALTGCGGGGGSNTTPAPVTPPTSSTPTWTAGVFEPSDELKNFCENPRTGNDPFNNNEPYPDQAGSALYEKLWLRSWSDETYLWYDEIADNDPESFDTVADYFAQLKTEELTDSGAKKDNFHFSEPSEDYFQEAQSGVTSGYGINWAFIGDSADRILRVAYLEDDSPASQIGFQRGDTVLEVDGVSINTNTQAGIDTLNEGLFSPTNGDSHTIVVRSNDGTEKTFNVTAGNIEQTPVQNVKTIVTSNNTRVGYMQFNSHIGIAQEGLIDAVNKFRTDNVDELVIDFRYNGGGLLALSAQLAYMVAGSANVQNRFYYQTQQNDKQPVDSPFPFIDEEIDYSTFFSTGDKLPDLNLSKVYVLSTSGTCSASEAFINGLKGIDAEVVLIGDTTCGKPYGFTPTHNCGTTYYTIQFSGVNSKGFGEYAAGFTPTPTPQFNADVQGCVVSDDFDNQLGDSNERLLSTALFHIDNNGACPITTTVANSKVDVPSFAATSEKLQPLNAPNDLTRGNMDLTWPTLSEEQ from the coding sequence ATGTTTAAAAACAACACTCTATCGCTTGCAATTATTAGCGCGCTCTCAGTTTTTGCTTTAACAGGTTGTGGTGGAGGCGGAGGTAGCAACACTACACCAGCGCCTGTCACGCCACCTACAAGTAGCACACCGACATGGACTGCCGGTGTATTTGAACCTTCAGACGAACTCAAAAACTTTTGCGAAAACCCACGTACAGGTAACGACCCGTTTAATAATAATGAGCCTTACCCTGACCAAGCTGGCTCAGCCTTATACGAAAAACTATGGCTTCGCTCATGGAGCGACGAAACATACCTGTGGTATGACGAAATAGCCGATAACGACCCTGAATCGTTCGATACCGTGGCTGACTATTTTGCTCAACTAAAAACCGAAGAGCTAACCGATTCAGGCGCTAAAAAAGATAACTTTCATTTTTCAGAACCCTCTGAAGATTACTTCCAAGAAGCACAATCGGGCGTTACCTCTGGTTATGGTATTAACTGGGCATTTATTGGTGATTCAGCCGATAGAATTTTACGTGTTGCTTACCTTGAAGATGACTCACCAGCTAGCCAAATTGGCTTTCAACGAGGCGATACCGTACTTGAAGTTGATGGCGTAAGCATTAATACCAATACCCAAGCAGGGATTGATACTTTAAACGAAGGCTTATTTAGCCCAACCAACGGTGATTCACATACAATTGTTGTTCGCAGTAACGACGGCACGGAAAAAACATTTAACGTCACAGCGGGTAACATTGAGCAAACGCCTGTTCAAAATGTAAAAACGATTGTAACAAGCAATAACACGCGCGTTGGTTATATGCAGTTTAATAGTCATATAGGTATTGCCCAAGAAGGCCTAATTGATGCAGTAAATAAATTTAGAACCGATAACGTAGACGAACTCGTTATTGATTTTAGATACAACGGCGGCGGTTTATTAGCGCTGTCTGCGCAGCTAGCGTATATGGTGGCAGGAAGTGCCAATGTACAAAACCGCTTTTACTATCAAACGCAACAAAATGATAAACAGCCTGTCGATTCTCCATTTCCGTTTATTGACGAAGAAATAGATTACTCAACGTTTTTTAGTACTGGCGATAAATTACCTGATTTAAACTTATCTAAAGTGTATGTACTAAGTACATCAGGTACCTGTTCAGCCTCTGAAGCATTTATTAATGGCTTAAAGGGAATAGATGCAGAGGTGGTACTTATTGGCGACACAACCTGTGGTAAACCATACGGATTTACGCCTACACACAACTGTGGAACAACCTACTACACCATTCAATTTAGTGGCGTTAACAGTAAAGGCTTTGGCGAATATGCCGCAGGCTTTACCCCAACACCAACACCACAATTTAATGCCGATGTACAAGGGTGTGTTGTTAGTGATGACTTTGATAATCAACTTGGTGATAGCAACGAAAGGTTACTATCTACAGCACTTTTTCATATAGATAATAACGGCGCATGCCCAATTACAACAACAGTCGCTAATAGTAAAGTAGATGTACCAAGCTTTGCTGCTACGAGCGAAAAACTGCAGCCTTTAAACGCACCAAACGATCTTACCCGCGGTAACATGGATCTAACATGGCCTACGTTGTCTGAGGAGCAATAA
- a CDS encoding endonuclease — protein MTRLILALLACCVCFSVSSKDFTRFSTAKKHLIKTLPHNAKSLYCGCDIKKQGKKLVPDPTGCGYVPRNTFTRSGKVNQRALRIEWEHIVSAWEFGHQLQCWQNGGRKNCRKVSEKFRKMEADINNLAPAIGEINADRSNYRFGMLGGAATQYGQCDVKVNFKQRVVEPPFYARKKIADAYAYMQKTYGLKISKQQQKLFNAWQKQDLALKSTIQKM, from the coding sequence ATGACCCGATTGATTTTGGCCTTACTGGCTTGCTGTGTCTGTTTTTCGGTATCAAGTAAAGACTTTACTCGCTTCTCTACTGCTAAAAAGCACTTAATAAAAACGCTACCGCACAATGCAAAAAGCCTGTATTGCGGTTGTGATATTAAAAAACAAGGTAAAAAACTAGTGCCAGATCCAACGGGTTGTGGCTATGTACCTCGTAATACATTTACCCGCTCAGGCAAAGTAAACCAGCGCGCTTTACGTATTGAATGGGAGCATATTGTATCGGCATGGGAGTTTGGGCATCAACTACAATGTTGGCAAAATGGTGGGCGGAAAAACTGCCGTAAAGTCAGCGAAAAATTTCGAAAAATGGAAGCTGATATAAATAACTTAGCCCCCGCAATTGGCGAAATAAATGCTGACCGCTCTAATTATCGTTTTGGCATGCTAGGTGGAGCCGCGACTCAATACGGCCAATGCGATGTAAAAGTAAACTTTAAGCAACGTGTTGTTGAGCCACCATTTTATGCCCGTAAAAAAATTGCCGACGCCTATGCTTACATGCAAAAAACCTATGGTTTAAAAATTTCAAAGCAACAACAAAAACTTTTTAATGCGTGGCAAAAGCAAGACCTAGCACTAAAAAGCACTATACAAAAAATGTAA
- a CDS encoding membrane protein, producing the protein MKKIFKPARKLHKWLGYLLGIQILAWLLGGLVMSAIPLEKVHGKHLATRTLANPFKSSDYVASIDNIVSQVTNPTKITFAHFLSTPLITVTSEGNPQSFNGITGQPFKAPNKQQIIANAHAHLLIDAQPVSTTLLGLGPRESGYKKDVWKVQFNDTFSTTLYLSSDTGKVITVRSTLWRIFDFFWMLHIMDYDERENFNNPLLISFAATSVLFCLTGFLLLLQNIRIKRRFK; encoded by the coding sequence ATGAAAAAAATTTTTAAACCAGCACGTAAACTTCATAAATGGTTGGGCTATTTATTAGGAATACAAATACTAGCTTGGTTGCTTGGCGGTTTGGTTATGAGCGCTATTCCGCTTGAAAAAGTACATGGTAAACACTTAGCAACACGCACCCTGGCTAACCCCTTTAAAAGCAGCGATTACGTCGCATCAATTGATAATATTGTTTCACAAGTAACTAATCCGACTAAGATAACCTTTGCGCATTTTTTATCTACCCCACTTATAACTGTAACCAGTGAAGGCAACCCTCAAAGTTTTAATGGCATTACTGGGCAACCATTTAAAGCCCCCAATAAACAGCAAATAATTGCTAATGCACACGCGCATTTACTTATTGATGCTCAACCAGTAAGTACCACTTTATTAGGTTTAGGGCCAAGAGAAAGCGGTTATAAAAAAGATGTATGGAAAGTACAATTTAACGATACATTTAGTACCACACTCTATTTGTCATCAGATACGGGCAAAGTGATTACTGTGCGCAGCACACTGTGGCGAATTTTCGATTTTTTTTGGATGCTGCATATTATGGATTACGATGAACGTGAAAACTTTAACAATCCTCTATTAATTAGCTTTGCTGCAACCAGTGTGCTTTTTTGTTTAACTGGCTTTTTACTGCTATTGCAAAACATAAGGATTAAACGCAGATTTAAATAA
- a CDS encoding PaaI family thioesterase codes for MSIWYQPITLALCKQLDEGINGQGTLMKTMGIEITEIGDDYLVATMPAIPAHHNPIGMVHGGANVVLAETVASYAANFVVDFTKFYCVGQEISASHLKASRNGTLTATARAFHIGKRSSVWEIKITNSRNELCCVSKMTAAVVERKA; via the coding sequence ATGAGTATTTGGTATCAACCCATTACATTAGCATTGTGTAAACAATTGGACGAAGGCATTAATGGCCAAGGGACGCTAATGAAAACCATGGGAATCGAAATAACAGAGATAGGCGACGATTACTTAGTAGCAACTATGCCTGCAATCCCTGCACACCATAACCCTATTGGCATGGTTCATGGCGGCGCAAACGTTGTACTCGCCGAAACCGTAGCGAGCTATGCTGCTAATTTTGTGGTTGATTTCACAAAGTTTTACTGTGTTGGGCAAGAAATAAGTGCAAGCCATTTAAAGGCTTCTCGCAATGGTACATTAACGGCAACAGCACGCGCATTTCATATTGGAAAACGAAGCTCTGTTTGGGAAATAAAAATCACAAACAGCCGCAACGAGCTGTGCTGCGTATCAAAAATGACCGCAGCCGTTGTTGAGCGAAAGGCGTAA
- the lexA gene encoding transcriptional repressor LexA, whose amino-acid sequence MRPLTKRQAQILELIKVFIKDTGMPPTRAEIAQTLGFKSANAAEEHLKALAKKGVIKMKPGASRGIQLVEEEEPEQLGLPLIGRVAAGSPILAQEHVESHCKIDPLMFKPAADFLLRVNGMSMKDIGIMDGDLLAVHKTQVAENGQVVVARVDDDVTVKRIEKAGRQVLLHAENDEFAPIKVDLETESFNIEGLAVGVIRNADWM is encoded by the coding sequence ATGCGCCCATTAACTAAACGCCAAGCTCAAATACTCGAATTAATTAAAGTGTTTATTAAAGACACTGGTATGCCGCCTACACGTGCCGAAATAGCACAAACGTTAGGGTTTAAAAGTGCAAATGCCGCTGAGGAACATTTAAAAGCCCTTGCCAAAAAAGGGGTGATTAAAATGAAACCTGGCGCAAGCCGTGGAATTCAACTTGTTGAAGAAGAGGAGCCAGAACAATTAGGTTTACCGCTTATTGGCCGAGTTGCGGCAGGTTCCCCTATTTTGGCGCAAGAACATGTTGAAAGCCACTGTAAAATTGACCCATTAATGTTTAAACCAGCTGCCGACTTTTTACTGCGCGTAAACGGTATGAGTATGAAAGATATAGGCATTATGGATGGCGATTTACTTGCTGTGCATAAAACACAAGTGGCTGAAAATGGTCAAGTTGTGGTTGCCCGTGTTGATGACGATGTAACCGTAAAACGCATTGAAAAAGCGGGTCGTCAGGTGTTGCTTCATGCCGAAAATGACGAGTTTGCACCAATTAAGGTCGATCTTGAAACTGAGTCGTTCAACATTGAAGGCTTGGCAGTGGGTGTAATTCGTAACGCGGACTGGATGTAG
- the coxB gene encoding cytochrome c oxidase subunit II produces the protein MGKLSCTLWLILCVFPQLALANSQFNMRKGVTDISENVYELHMTIFFICCVIGIIVFAIMLWALIHHRKSKGAVPAQFHESTKVEILWTAIPFVILIAMAVPATKTLIAMEDASKADLTIKVTGSQWKWHYEYMGEDVEFYSMLATPQDEITNLADKNPNYLLEVDKPLVLPINQKIRFLMTSDDVIHSWWVPDFAVKKDANPGFINETWTNINEEGIYRGQCAELCGKDHGFMPVVVEAKSEADFKVWLADAKKAKQQAALADAALLDQTLPKEELMELGAQVYMASCAACHQPTGLGLPGVFPALKGSPIVLGDIKGHIDILIHGSPGTAMQSFAKQLSIKQLAAVITYKRNAWGNDTGDVIQPSEIQAALDADVEAN, from the coding sequence ATGGGTAAACTTAGTTGTACCTTGTGGCTTATATTGTGTGTTTTTCCGCAGTTAGCCTTGGCAAATAGCCAATTTAATATGCGTAAAGGCGTTACAGATATAAGTGAAAATGTTTACGAATTACACATGACCATATTTTTTATATGTTGTGTGATTGGGATAATAGTGTTTGCCATTATGCTTTGGGCACTCATTCATCATCGCAAATCTAAAGGAGCGGTTCCCGCTCAATTCCACGAAAGCACCAAAGTAGAAATTCTTTGGACCGCCATTCCATTTGTTATTTTAATTGCTATGGCAGTGCCAGCTACAAAAACGTTAATAGCGATGGAAGATGCCAGTAAAGCCGACTTAACAATTAAAGTTACAGGTTCACAGTGGAAATGGCATTATGAATACATGGGAGAAGATGTAGAGTTTTACTCAATGCTTGCAACTCCTCAGGATGAAATAACTAATTTAGCTGATAAAAACCCAAATTATCTACTTGAGGTAGACAAACCCCTCGTACTGCCAATTAATCAAAAAATTCGTTTTTTAATGACCTCAGATGATGTTATCCACTCTTGGTGGGTACCAGACTTTGCCGTTAAAAAAGACGCCAATCCAGGCTTTATTAACGAAACATGGACCAACATAAACGAAGAAGGTATTTACCGAGGTCAGTGTGCTGAGCTGTGCGGTAAAGATCACGGGTTTATGCCCGTTGTGGTAGAGGCCAAATCTGAGGCTGACTTTAAAGTATGGTTGGCCGATGCTAAAAAAGCTAAGCAACAAGCAGCTTTAGCTGATGCCGCTTTACTTGATCAAACATTACCTAAAGAAGAGCTAATGGAGCTGGGTGCTCAAGTATACATGGCAAGTTGTGCAGCATGTCATCAACCTACGGGGTTAGGGCTACCGGGCGTATTTCCGGCTCTAAAAGGCAGCCCAATTGTACTTGGCGATATCAAAGGTCATATAGACATACTTATTCATGGGAGCCCAGGTACGGCAATGCAATCATTTGCCAAGCAGTTATCTATAAAACAATTGGCTGCGGTTATTACTTACAAGCGAAATGCATGGGGTAACGATACCGGTGATGTTATTCAGCCTAGTGAGATTCAAGCAGCACTTGATGCCGACGTGGAGGCTAACTAA
- the ctaD gene encoding cytochrome c oxidase subunit I translates to MSSIAEQPNANEAHHAHHPAKGFKRWLYTTNHKDIGSLYLIFSLTMFLIGGAMAMVIRAELFQPGLQLVDPHFFNQMTTVHGLIMVFGAVMPAFTGLANWMIPLMIGAPDMALPRMNNWSFWILPFAFLILLASLFMPGGGPAFGWTFYAPLSTTYSNDNTALFVFAVHIMGISSIMGAINVVVTIVNLRAPGMTWMKLPLFVWTWLITAFLLIAVMPVLAGAVTMVLTDKYFATSFFDAAGGGDPVMFQHIFWFFGHPEVYIMILPAFGIISTIVPTFSRKKLFGYASMVYATSSIALLSFIVWAHHMFTTGMPVAAELFFMYSTMLISVPTGVKVFNWVATMWRGSISFEVPMMFSIAFIVLFTLGGFSGLMLAITPADFQYHDTYFVVAHFHYVLVTGAVFSIMAGAYYWLPKWTGNMFNITLAKWHFWLSLVSVNVLFFPMHFVGLAGMPRRIPDYALQFADFNAIISIGGFAFGLSQLLFVVVVFKCARGGEKVPAKVWDGAEGLEWEVESPAPYHTFSTPPEIK, encoded by the coding sequence ATGAGTAGCATAGCAGAACAACCAAACGCCAATGAAGCGCATCATGCTCATCATCCAGCTAAAGGCTTCAAGCGCTGGCTTTATACAACAAATCATAAAGATATTGGCAGTTTATATTTAATATTTTCGTTGACCATGTTTTTAATTGGTGGCGCCATGGCTATGGTGATCAGGGCCGAATTATTTCAGCCAGGGTTGCAGTTGGTCGATCCCCACTTTTTTAATCAAATGACTACAGTTCACGGTTTAATAATGGTGTTTGGCGCCGTTATGCCTGCCTTTACGGGATTAGCCAATTGGATGATACCGTTAATGATAGGTGCGCCAGATATGGCATTACCTAGAATGAATAACTGGAGCTTTTGGATTTTACCTTTCGCATTCTTAATTTTGCTTGCTTCTTTATTTATGCCTGGAGGAGGTCCTGCTTTTGGCTGGACCTTCTATGCTCCGCTTTCAACCACATACAGTAACGACAATACTGCCTTGTTTGTATTTGCGGTGCACATTATGGGTATTAGCTCAATTATGGGTGCTATTAATGTGGTTGTGACTATAGTTAATTTGCGTGCACCTGGCATGACGTGGATGAAACTCCCCCTGTTTGTATGGACATGGCTAATAACGGCATTTTTACTCATTGCTGTTATGCCCGTTTTGGCAGGGGCGGTGACCATGGTTTTAACCGATAAATATTTTGCGACTAGCTTTTTTGATGCAGCCGGCGGTGGCGATCCGGTGATGTTCCAGCATATATTTTGGTTTTTTGGTCACCCCGAAGTTTACATCATGATTTTGCCAGCGTTTGGTATCATTTCAACCATAGTGCCTACTTTTTCGCGCAAAAAGCTATTTGGCTATGCATCTATGGTTTATGCAACGTCATCTATAGCATTGTTAAGCTTTATTGTGTGGGCGCATCACATGTTTACCACCGGTATGCCGGTAGCTGCAGAGCTATTTTTTATGTACTCCACAATGCTGATATCGGTACCTACTGGCGTGAAAGTATTTAATTGGGTAGCCACCATGTGGCGCGGTTCTATTAGCTTTGAAGTCCCTATGATGTTCAGTATTGCTTTTATAGTACTGTTCACATTAGGTGGTTTTTCAGGGTTGATGCTTGCTATTACTCCCGCTGATTTTCAATACCACGACACTTATTTTGTAGTGGCTCATTTTCATTATGTGTTAGTGACAGGGGCGGTATTTTCAATCATGGCCGGTGCTTATTACTGGCTGCCAAAATGGACTGGCAATATGTTTAATATCACGCTGGCTAAGTGGCATTTTTGGTTGTCGTTAGTCAGTGTAAATGTGCTGTTTTTTCCAATGCATTTTGTGGGTTTGGCTGGTATGCCTCGTCGTATTCCTGATTATGCACTGCAATTTGCAGACTTCAACGCAATTATAAGTATTGGTGGTTTTGCATTTGGTTTATCTCAGCTGTTGTTTGTAGTGGTTGTTTTTAAATGTGCAAGAGGCGGCGAAAAAGTCCCTGCAAAAGTGTGGGATGGCGCTGAAGGGTTAGAGTGGGAAGTTGAATCCCCTGCGCCTTACCATACCTTTTCAACACCACCGGAAATTAAATAA
- a CDS encoding cytochrome c oxidase assembly protein — protein MTHAPLLKRLIIISIGMFAFAFALVPLYDVFCDLTGLNGKPSLEQAQQSSVIEQTRDVSVSFTTHAQSGAPFEVKSKEYSVVVKPGEMREVVFSAKNSSELDKVMQAVPSVSPGKAAKYLHKMACFCFDQQPLKAGEELEFKLLFYVDTALPSDVEELTLSYTVFDISEQLVASNN, from the coding sequence ATGACCCACGCACCGCTCCTTAAACGCTTGATTATTATCAGCATAGGTATGTTTGCGTTTGCGTTTGCCTTAGTGCCGTTATACGACGTGTTTTGTGACTTAACCGGGCTAAATGGTAAGCCATCGTTAGAGCAAGCGCAGCAAAGTAGCGTGATTGAGCAAACAAGGGACGTTAGCGTGAGTTTTACAACTCATGCACAAAGCGGTGCACCTTTTGAGGTGAAATCAAAAGAGTACAGTGTGGTTGTGAAACCCGGAGAAATGCGAGAAGTCGTTTTTAGCGCAAAAAATAGTAGTGAACTCGATAAAGTTATGCAGGCAGTACCGTCTGTTTCACCAGGCAAAGCGGCAAAATATTTACATAAAATGGCCTGCTTTTGCTTTGATCAACAACCCCTAAAAGCGGGGGAAGAGCTCGAATTTAAATTGCTTTTTTATGTTGATACAGCGCTTCCAAGTGATGTTGAAGAGCTAACTTTGTCTTACACCGTATTTGATATTAGTGAGCAACTAGTTGCCAGTAATAACTAG
- a CDS encoding cytochrome c oxidase subunit 3: MNQEHEHYYVPEQSPWPIVGAVALFFIAVGAGLTVMEVGKEGGNGVYLLYAGIAVLLYMLFGWFKNVIHESGQGLYSAQMDRSFRQGMSWFIFSEVMFFMAFFGALFYARMISVPWLGGAGNNAMTNEVLWPTFEAMWPLVVTPSGDTTQAMGWQGLPLINTLILIASSVTLHFAHVAMENNKRKPLKVFLGLTVLLGVCFLALQVEEYVHAYNDLNLTLDAGVYGNTFFLLTGFHGMHVTLGAILLFVILIRILKGHFTKEKHFAFQAAAWYWHFVDVVWLCLFVFVYVL, encoded by the coding sequence ATGAATCAAGAACATGAGCATTATTACGTACCAGAGCAAAGCCCGTGGCCCATTGTAGGAGCGGTTGCGTTGTTTTTTATCGCCGTAGGCGCAGGCTTAACAGTTATGGAAGTTGGCAAGGAAGGGGGGAACGGTGTTTATTTACTTTATGCCGGTATAGCCGTTCTTTTATATATGTTATTTGGCTGGTTTAAAAATGTTATTCACGAGTCAGGCCAAGGGTTGTACTCAGCACAAATGGATCGTTCTTTTCGACAAGGCATGAGCTGGTTCATTTTTTCTGAGGTTATGTTTTTTATGGCCTTTTTTGGTGCGTTATTTTATGCACGTATGATTTCGGTGCCCTGGTTGGGGGGCGCGGGTAACAATGCTATGACTAATGAAGTGTTGTGGCCTACCTTTGAAGCTATGTGGCCTTTGGTTGTTACACCTTCCGGTGACACAACCCAAGCTATGGGGTGGCAAGGCCTACCATTGATCAATACGTTAATTTTAATCGCTTCATCGGTCACGTTACATTTTGCTCATGTTGCAATGGAAAACAACAAACGTAAACCACTGAAAGTGTTTTTAGGACTTACGGTGTTATTAGGCGTGTGCTTTTTAGCATTGCAAGTAGAGGAATACGTTCATGCATACAATGACTTAAATTTAACATTAGATGCCGGTGTGTACGGTAATACATTCTTTTTGCTTACAGGCTTTCATGGCATGCATGTCACACTCGGAGCCATACTTTTATTTGTCATTTTAATACGAATATTAAAAGGTCATTTTACCAAAGAAAAGCACTTTGCGTTTCAAGCTGCTGCTTGGTATTGGCATTTTGTTGATGTGGTATGGCTGTGTTTATTTGTGTTTGTATATGTGCTGTAA
- a CDS encoding DUF2909 domain-containing protein encodes MIIKIIIVLLLMFILFNLFRALFIMVSGKTNGRPMSHFLGRRVLFSVVVLVVAIAAVKLGYIKANSSPINVTAHIQTQINTAIPHQQNANTKQQLETQSAFLW; translated from the coding sequence GTGATTATTAAAATTATTATTGTACTGTTACTAATGTTTATACTTTTTAACTTATTTAGAGCGCTATTTATTATGGTGTCTGGGAAAACAAACGGGCGACCTATGTCTCACTTTTTAGGGCGCCGAGTGTTGTTTTCGGTTGTTGTATTAGTGGTTGCAATCGCAGCAGTTAAGCTCGGTTATATAAAGGCAAATAGCTCGCCCATAAACGTTACAGCACATATACAAACACAAATAAACACAGCCATACCACATCAACAAAATGCCAATACCAAGCAGCAGCTTGAAACGCAAAGTGCTTTTCTTTGGTAA